The proteins below are encoded in one region of Corynebacterium felinum:
- a CDS encoding GmrSD restriction endonuclease domain-containing protein: protein MGFSTPSYDLLDLFSRVDRGDLQLPDFQRDYRWDVDRIRSLLITVLRGYPLGAIMALDTRNEPMRFRPRPLASAPDTGAEPGLLLLDGQQRLTTLYQCLQGDGVVESVDFRNKKVRRRFFVDVRRAIAADVMPDDAVISVDEHGLVRSHFAPKIELNSREAALEAGFIPVSDLLFDAGTDLLFDIAASTSHDVAKQFYTRVLKPLVRYTIPMIRLERGTAKAGIGSIFAQANSLGLQMDVFELLTAVFATQDPDFRLQEDWAQTEKILRTHPALDEIGHTEFLTAVALYATYKKGHASGFRESILELTLEEYIPVAKKIRAAFFEVANFLSHRCIHSTEQVPYSAQLVPLAVMITLLAEEPGVLTQQRAWDRLNQWFWCGVFGELYGSPAVMARTGTDVDEVTRWVIDYEGRANIPTPRSIAQARFVESRLHSARPNSGLYKGIYALIMGRGAQDWRTASTFDRDTFHDLGTNFRRIFPATWCHEHQVEQFLADSVLNRTPMSRRTYVMVEESSPARYLYRIQSKSLLDDAEFDHVLGTHMINSRLLFNADAQAFFNDRRNQFVHMIEQAMGIPAIRDVDENNLHAGEEGPGAFDSGSCT from the coding sequence ATGGGCTTTAGCACTCCAAGTTATGATCTTCTCGACTTGTTCAGCCGCGTCGACCGCGGCGACCTTCAACTCCCAGACTTTCAGCGCGATTATCGCTGGGATGTTGATAGGATCCGTTCACTTCTGATCACCGTGTTGCGGGGCTACCCGCTTGGGGCGATTATGGCGCTCGATACCCGTAACGAACCGATGCGGTTTCGCCCCCGCCCACTTGCCTCCGCCCCCGACACCGGTGCGGAGCCGGGATTGCTGTTGCTGGACGGGCAGCAGCGCCTGACCACCTTGTATCAGTGCTTGCAGGGCGACGGTGTGGTTGAGAGCGTGGATTTTCGCAATAAGAAAGTTCGACGCCGCTTTTTCGTGGATGTGCGCCGCGCCATCGCTGCCGACGTGATGCCCGACGATGCTGTGATCTCAGTTGATGAGCACGGGCTCGTGCGTTCCCACTTCGCGCCGAAAATTGAGTTGAACTCCCGCGAAGCCGCACTCGAAGCAGGATTTATTCCGGTCTCCGATCTGCTTTTCGACGCCGGCACCGACCTGCTGTTCGATATCGCCGCCTCCACCTCCCACGACGTTGCCAAGCAGTTCTACACCAGGGTGCTCAAACCGCTTGTGCGCTACACCATTCCCATGATCCGGCTGGAACGCGGAACAGCTAAAGCGGGGATCGGCTCGATTTTCGCCCAAGCGAACTCGCTGGGGTTGCAAATGGATGTGTTTGAGCTTCTCACCGCGGTTTTCGCTACCCAAGATCCTGATTTTAGGCTGCAAGAAGATTGGGCGCAGACCGAAAAAATATTGCGCACCCACCCTGCGCTCGATGAGATTGGGCACACCGAATTTCTCACCGCAGTTGCCCTGTATGCCACCTATAAAAAGGGTCATGCCTCAGGTTTCCGTGAGTCTATTCTTGAACTTACGTTAGAGGAGTACATTCCGGTTGCGAAGAAGATTCGTGCTGCCTTCTTTGAAGTTGCTAATTTCTTGTCGCACCGCTGCATTCATTCCACCGAACAGGTGCCGTATTCCGCACAACTGGTGCCGCTTGCTGTGATGATTACCCTGCTTGCGGAAGAGCCAGGCGTGCTCACCCAGCAGCGTGCGTGGGATCGTCTTAACCAGTGGTTCTGGTGTGGTGTATTCGGTGAATTATATGGTTCACCTGCTGTGATGGCGCGCACGGGCACGGATGTGGATGAGGTAACCCGCTGGGTTATCGACTATGAAGGTCGGGCGAATATTCCCACCCCACGTTCGATTGCCCAAGCTCGTTTTGTGGAATCGCGCCTGCACTCCGCCCGCCCCAACTCTGGGCTGTACAAGGGCATTTATGCGCTGATCATGGGGCGTGGTGCCCAAGACTGGCGCACCGCCTCCACCTTCGACAGGGACACCTTCCACGATCTGGGCACGAACTTCCGTCGTATTTTCCCAGCAACGTGGTGCCATGAGCATCAGGTGGAGCAATTCTTGGCCGATTCTGTGCTTAACCGCACCCCCATGTCGCGGCGCACGTACGTGATGGTGGAAGAGTCCTCGCCCGCTCGCTACCTGTATCGAATCCAGTCGAAGAGCTTGCTTGACGACGCCGAATTCGACCACGTCTTAGGAACCCACATGATCAACTCCCGCCTGCTGTTTAATGCGGACGCCCAAGCCTTCTTTAATGATCGGCGCAACCAATTTGTGCACATGATTGAACAAGCTATGGGAATTCCCGCAATCCGCGACGTTGATGAAAATAACCTCCATGCCGGTGAGGAAGGGCCTGGCGCTTTCGACTCAGGATCATGCACCTAA
- the serA gene encoding phosphoglycerate dehydrogenase produces the protein MSQNGLPVVLIADKLAQSTVDALGDQVEVRWVDGPNRAELLAAVPEADALLVRSATTVDREVLDAAGKLKIVGRAGVGLDNVDIAAATERGVMVANAPTSNIHSACEHAISLLLSTARQIPAADKTLREATWKRSAFNGVEIFGKTVGIVGFGHIGQLFAQRLAAFETTIIAYDPYANPARAAQLGVELTDLEDLMARADFVTIHLPKTKETAGMFNAELLAKAKKGQIIINAARGGLVDEQALADAIKSGHIRGAGFDVFETEPCTDSPLFGLTEVVVTPHLGASTVEAQDRAGTDVADSVLKALAGEFVADAVNVSGGRVGEEVALWLELARKLGLVAGNMLGKAPVRLEVEARGELSTEDVDVLGLSAVRGLFSGIIDEQVTFVNAPTIAEERGVKVEVSTAPESVSHRSVLDVTAIAADGTRVSVIGALTGLDRVEKIVRINGRGIDLRAAGRNLFFNYADAPGALGKVGTALGVAGVNIVAAALTQESGGDGAVLILRVEEEVSKELLNSIAADLNAEAFQLDLG, from the coding sequence GTGAGCCAGAATGGCCTACCTGTAGTTCTAATCGCAGACAAACTAGCGCAATCGACAGTCGACGCGCTCGGAGATCAGGTGGAGGTGCGCTGGGTCGACGGTCCAAACCGTGCAGAACTCCTCGCAGCTGTTCCTGAAGCAGACGCACTGCTCGTGCGCTCCGCCACTACCGTTGACCGTGAAGTGCTGGATGCAGCCGGCAAACTCAAAATCGTTGGTCGTGCAGGCGTAGGCCTCGACAACGTCGACATCGCAGCCGCCACCGAACGCGGTGTGATGGTTGCTAACGCCCCAACCTCCAACATCCATTCCGCCTGTGAGCACGCAATCTCCTTGCTGCTGTCTACCGCACGACAGATTCCTGCTGCGGACAAGACCCTGCGTGAAGCAACCTGGAAGCGATCCGCTTTCAACGGCGTGGAAATTTTCGGCAAGACCGTTGGTATCGTCGGCTTCGGCCACATCGGCCAGCTGTTTGCACAGCGCCTTGCTGCTTTTGAAACCACCATCATTGCCTACGATCCTTATGCTAACCCTGCACGTGCAGCACAGCTTGGTGTCGAGTTGACTGATCTTGAAGACCTCATGGCTCGCGCTGATTTTGTCACCATTCACCTGCCCAAGACCAAAGAAACCGCAGGCATGTTTAATGCGGAGTTGTTGGCAAAGGCAAAGAAGGGTCAGATCATCATCAATGCTGCCCGCGGTGGCCTTGTCGATGAGCAGGCGCTGGCAGATGCCATTAAGTCCGGCCACATCCGTGGCGCAGGTTTCGACGTGTTTGAAACTGAACCCTGCACCGATTCGCCACTGTTTGGCCTAACTGAAGTTGTGGTGACCCCACACCTTGGCGCTTCCACCGTTGAAGCTCAGGACCGCGCTGGCACCGACGTTGCCGATTCCGTACTCAAGGCACTGGCTGGCGAATTCGTGGCCGATGCAGTCAACGTATCCGGCGGTCGTGTTGGTGAAGAGGTCGCACTCTGGCTGGAACTGGCTCGCAAGCTTGGCCTCGTCGCTGGCAATATGCTGGGCAAGGCACCTGTGCGCCTTGAAGTTGAGGCTCGTGGCGAGCTATCCACCGAGGATGTTGACGTTCTGGGTCTGTCTGCCGTGCGTGGCCTGTTCAGCGGAATCATTGACGAGCAGGTTACTTTCGTCAACGCCCCAACCATCGCCGAAGAGCGTGGCGTGAAGGTTGAGGTTAGCACCGCCCCTGAGTCGGTTTCGCACCGCTCCGTGCTGGATGTCACCGCGATTGCTGCGGATGGCACCCGCGTTTCTGTTATCGGTGCACTGACTGGCTTGGATCGCGTGGAAAAGATCGTACGTATTAATGGCCGTGGCATTGATCTGCGCGCTGCTGGCCGTAACCTGTTCTTCAACTACGCTGATGCCCCAGGTGCTTTGGGTAAGGTCGGTACCGCTCTGGGCGTAGCCGGTGTGAATATTGTTGCTGCTGCCTTGACCCAGGAATCTGGTGGCGATGGTGCCGTGTTGATTCTGCGTGTGGAGGAAGAAGTATCCAAGGAGCTTCTGAACTCTATTGCTGCGGATCTTAACGCTGAGGCATTCCAGCTGGATCTTGGCTAA
- a CDS encoding ABC transporter ATP-binding protein: MSQPLLSVRNLSIAVEDRVICQDISFDIFPGECHILVGPNGSGKSTLLCGLMGISPFKIVEGTVTLQGVDIHELDIDERARLGMGLAFQRPPAIEGVTVRRLAHAIGADDRLDQVADLLSIGYLVDRDINSGFSGGETKRWEVAKLALHDASMCLFDEPESGVDLEHVGVVSQAINQLLETPTSSGEQRAVLAITHTGFILDQVNATRAHLMIDGRIVQTADPHELFDRIRRVGYQSASVNE; encoded by the coding sequence ATGTCTCAGCCGTTGTTATCTGTACGTAATCTCAGCATTGCTGTTGAGGATCGAGTGATTTGCCAGGACATTTCTTTTGATATTTTTCCTGGTGAATGTCATATTTTGGTAGGCCCAAATGGCTCGGGCAAATCTACCTTGCTGTGTGGATTGATGGGAATTTCGCCTTTTAAGATTGTGGAAGGCACCGTCACCCTTCAAGGGGTAGATATTCATGAATTGGATATTGATGAACGCGCCAGGTTGGGTATGGGGTTGGCTTTCCAGCGCCCACCGGCCATTGAGGGGGTGACTGTGCGTCGCCTTGCTCATGCGATCGGGGCTGATGATCGTCTCGATCAGGTGGCGGATTTGTTGAGTATCGGTTATCTCGTTGATCGGGATATTAACTCCGGTTTCTCTGGGGGTGAAACGAAGCGGTGGGAAGTGGCCAAGCTGGCTCTCCACGATGCCTCCATGTGTTTGTTTGATGAGCCGGAATCAGGGGTGGATTTGGAACATGTGGGTGTGGTGTCCCAAGCGATTAACCAGTTGTTGGAAACCCCCACGTCGTCGGGGGAGCAGCGGGCTGTGTTGGCGATTACGCACACGGGCTTCATTTTGGATCAAGTCAATGCCACCCGTGCGCATTTAATGATTGATGGTCGTATTGTCCAGACGGCTGATCCGCATGAGTTGTTTGATCGTATTCGCCGTGTGGGTTACCAGTCGGCTTCGGTGAACGAGTGA
- a CDS encoding SufB/SufD family protein: MTQHVVPVHAGGIGPKSVTPDLLAAVGWLPEEQRSGTSIMVDHGFAAVSSNDPDVVVMPLAHALIEYPWVQQLVFSQISPEEDEIMRRAFESTREPLGTFTWIKDGAKVSRPTQSFTVMTKPQERQFVHDITVIGKNAVVDHVSGSAVAPALTHATHVSVQETFIGDGAVVRSIDVDRWGEQMTVHSYDRTSIGQGAKVSSVSVAVSGLKKHVSDSVTKVGADSAYTSHSIVFAPNETVREINSVVELSDKGAQAEQVSRMVADGGTIINRSTLKAAVSGVKGFLECDGLMLAQTGRVESVPALDAMTAGAQLSHEASVGMIDDEKLDYLRALGLDEDHARDLIVQGFLNLDDQRIPQSVRRTVEDLVSAARGAEKM, encoded by the coding sequence ATGACACAGCACGTAGTTCCCGTTCATGCTGGCGGGATTGGCCCGAAAAGTGTGACTCCTGATTTGTTGGCTGCGGTCGGGTGGTTGCCAGAAGAGCAGCGCTCGGGCACCAGCATTATGGTCGATCATGGTTTTGCCGCTGTCAGTTCGAATGATCCCGATGTGGTGGTCATGCCTTTAGCTCACGCGCTGATTGAATATCCGTGGGTGCAACAGTTGGTGTTTAGCCAGATTTCCCCTGAAGAGGATGAGATTATGCGTCGCGCATTTGAATCTACGAGGGAGCCGTTGGGCACGTTTACCTGGATTAAGGATGGGGCGAAGGTTTCGCGCCCGACCCAGTCGTTTACGGTGATGACCAAACCACAGGAACGCCAGTTCGTGCACGATATTACGGTGATTGGTAAAAATGCCGTGGTTGATCATGTCTCGGGTTCGGCGGTTGCCCCTGCGCTGACGCATGCCACGCATGTGTCGGTGCAAGAAACGTTCATTGGTGATGGGGCAGTGGTGCGTTCGATTGATGTGGATCGTTGGGGTGAGCAGATGACTGTGCATTCCTATGATCGCACGAGCATTGGCCAAGGCGCGAAGGTGAGTTCGGTATCGGTGGCCGTGTCTGGTTTGAAGAAGCATGTGTCGGATTCCGTGACCAAGGTGGGTGCCGATTCGGCTTATACCAGCCACAGCATTGTGTTCGCGCCGAATGAGACTGTTCGTGAGATCAATTCCGTGGTGGAGTTGAGTGATAAAGGTGCACAGGCTGAGCAGGTGTCGCGCATGGTTGCTGATGGGGGAACGATTATTAATCGTTCGACCTTAAAGGCTGCGGTGTCTGGGGTGAAGGGATTTTTGGAATGTGATGGTTTGATGCTGGCTCAGACGGGCCGGGTGGAGTCGGTGCCGGCTTTGGATGCGATGACGGCGGGGGCGCAGCTGTCGCATGAGGCGTCGGTGGGCATGATTGATGATGAGAAGCTGGATTATTTGCGTGCGTTGGGTCTTGATGAGGATCATGCCCGTGACTTGATTGTGCAAGGGTTTTTGAATTTGGACGATCAGCGGATTCCACAGTCGGTGCGACGCACGGTGGAGGATCTGGTGTCGGCGGCAAGGGGTGCGGAGAAGATGTAA
- a CDS encoding 3-isopropylmalate dehydrogenase: MKLAVIGGDGIGPEVTAEALKVLHAVRDDIETTDYDLGARRYLRNGELLTEADLESLREHDAILLGAIGAPDQVPPGVLERGLLLKMRFALDHHVNLRPSKLYPTAQSPLSEPGDIDFVVVREGTEGLYCGNGGVLREGTEHEVASEVSQNTRYGVERVVRDAFARAQARRKHLTLVHKTNVLVNAGSLWQRTVDEVAEEFPEVTVDYNHIDAATIYMVTDPSRYDVIVTDNLFGDILTDLAGAVTGGIGLAASGNIDATGKNPSMFEPVHGSAPDIAGQGCADPAAAILSAAMLLRHVGDEDNARKIEQAVEKEVSSRTSAQVRTVEVGDRVVSFLT; the protein is encoded by the coding sequence ATGAAACTTGCTGTTATTGGTGGCGATGGCATTGGGCCGGAAGTGACTGCTGAAGCCTTGAAGGTTTTGCACGCGGTTCGTGACGATATTGAAACCACAGACTACGATCTCGGTGCTCGTCGCTACCTGCGTAACGGCGAACTTCTCACTGAAGCGGATCTGGAGTCACTACGCGAGCACGATGCGATCCTGCTTGGTGCCATCGGCGCTCCAGATCAGGTTCCACCGGGGGTTTTGGAGCGTGGCTTGCTGCTGAAGATGCGTTTCGCTCTGGATCACCATGTGAATCTGCGCCCGTCTAAGTTGTACCCAACGGCGCAGTCGCCACTGAGTGAGCCTGGCGATATTGATTTCGTGGTGGTGCGTGAAGGTACCGAGGGTTTGTACTGCGGTAACGGTGGTGTGCTGCGCGAGGGTACTGAGCATGAGGTGGCGAGTGAGGTTTCGCAAAACACCCGTTATGGTGTTGAGCGCGTGGTGCGTGATGCGTTCGCCCGCGCCCAAGCGCGTCGTAAGCACCTGACCTTGGTGCATAAGACCAATGTGTTGGTTAATGCTGGATCTTTGTGGCAGCGCACTGTGGATGAGGTGGCTGAGGAATTTCCTGAGGTGACGGTTGATTACAACCACATTGATGCGGCCACTATTTATATGGTGACTGATCCTTCTCGTTATGACGTGATTGTTACCGACAATCTCTTTGGCGATATCCTCACCGATTTGGCGGGCGCGGTCACAGGCGGCATTGGTTTGGCGGCGAGTGGAAATATTGATGCCACCGGTAAAAATCCTTCCATGTTTGAGCCTGTCCATGGCTCAGCTCCTGATATTGCTGGTCAAGGTTGTGCTGATCCGGCGGCGGCTATTTTGTCGGCGGCGATGCTGCTGCGCCATGTGGGTGATGAGGACAATGCCCGCAAGATTGAGCAGGCGGTGGAGAAGGAAGTGTCGTCGCGTACCAGTGCTCAGGTGCGTACGGTCGAGGTTGGCGATAGAGTTGTGAGCTTCCTTACGTAA
- a CDS encoding putative nucleotidyltransferase substrate binding domain-containing protein — protein MTVELDEVRDFLAAAEPFSHLPEDELKALPSLMGMEYVRRGETIIGFGEANDKCFVIRSGAVDVLDEEGTLLDRRESGRAFGYSTLMGDNQLRYSMVAVEDSLLLTLPREAFLAVANKYEDFARFFSSQSKRMNAAAHSLRTDSSNDILRTKLSEFMITTPATIHPEASIQQAAVVMQEKNVSSLLITSDDGQLAGIITDRDLRKKVVAVNLDVSRLVSEIMTSNLRTATSDSHAFEAMIAMSELGIHHLPVVDNGKLVGIVSSPDIMRLLRNDPIYVTADLSRKSTIEELAEVFSSADDVAVRFIERGATPEEVAGLLTVAADSLARRILTLAEEKFGAPPIPYAFVVVGSQGRRGMGLASDQDNALVLDDAYDEAVHGDYFRQLGEYVCTSLDAAGQVLCPGDMMASNPEWRKTESQWIETFRGWISAPEPDALLHAQTFFDFRAIYGDEALAERVHLAACEMAQHAGRMHAHLATLAARREPPLGFFRGFVVDRGGEYANTLDVKKGGTAAIVQMARLFALSSGVTAVSTRERLVQAGGKGAVSVKGAQDLIDAFDFLNVIALQQQAEQVRRGEAPTYHIDPNVLSKMDREHLRDAFQIIKNMQTALATKYPVRSI, from the coding sequence ATGACTGTTGAATTAGACGAAGTACGTGATTTCCTCGCAGCCGCGGAGCCTTTTTCGCATCTTCCTGAAGATGAGTTGAAGGCTCTGCCGAGCCTCATGGGGATGGAGTATGTCCGCCGGGGGGAGACGATCATTGGCTTTGGGGAAGCTAATGATAAGTGTTTTGTTATTCGTTCCGGTGCTGTGGATGTTCTGGATGAAGAGGGGACGCTGCTGGATCGCCGGGAATCGGGGCGTGCGTTCGGCTATTCCACTTTGATGGGGGATAACCAGCTGCGTTATTCCATGGTTGCGGTTGAGGATAGTTTGTTGCTGACCCTTCCGCGTGAAGCTTTTTTGGCGGTTGCGAATAAGTATGAGGATTTTGCGCGTTTCTTCTCCTCGCAGTCGAAGCGTATGAATGCTGCCGCGCACAGTTTGCGCACGGATAGCAGTAATGACATTTTGCGCACCAAGTTGTCGGAGTTCATGATTACTACTCCTGCAACGATTCATCCTGAAGCAAGTATTCAGCAGGCTGCTGTGGTGATGCAGGAGAAGAATGTGTCGTCGTTGTTGATTACAAGTGATGATGGGCAGTTGGCGGGCATTATTACTGATCGTGATCTGCGGAAGAAAGTGGTGGCGGTCAATTTGGATGTTTCGCGCCTGGTGTCGGAGATTATGACCTCGAATTTGCGCACGGCAACGAGCGATTCACATGCTTTTGAGGCGATGATTGCTATGTCGGAGCTGGGTATTCACCATCTTCCTGTTGTTGATAATGGGAAGTTGGTGGGCATTGTCAGCTCCCCGGATATTATGCGTCTGTTGCGCAATGATCCGATTTATGTCACCGCGGATTTGTCGCGGAAGTCGACGATTGAGGAATTGGCGGAGGTCTTTTCTTCCGCTGATGATGTGGCTGTGCGCTTTATTGAGCGTGGCGCTACCCCGGAAGAGGTGGCGGGTTTGCTTACTGTTGCTGCGGATTCCTTGGCGCGGCGTATTTTGACGTTGGCGGAGGAAAAGTTTGGGGCTCCGCCTATTCCTTATGCTTTTGTGGTGGTTGGCTCGCAGGGGCGTCGCGGTATGGGTTTGGCGTCTGATCAGGATAATGCACTTGTGCTTGACGACGCCTACGACGAGGCCGTACACGGTGACTATTTCCGGCAACTGGGTGAGTATGTGTGTACTTCCCTTGATGCTGCTGGTCAGGTGCTGTGTCCGGGCGACATGATGGCATCGAATCCTGAGTGGCGTAAAACTGAGTCGCAGTGGATTGAGACGTTCCGTGGCTGGATTTCCGCACCGGAACCTGATGCGTTGCTGCATGCCCAAACCTTCTTTGATTTCCGCGCGATTTATGGCGATGAGGCGCTTGCTGAGCGGGTTCACTTGGCGGCTTGTGAGATGGCGCAGCATGCTGGTCGTATGCATGCGCATTTGGCCACTTTGGCGGCGCGCCGGGAACCGCCGTTGGGTTTCTTCCGTGGTTTTGTTGTGGATCGTGGTGGTGAGTATGCCAATACGTTGGATGTGAAGAAGGGGGGTACTGCTGCGATTGTGCAGATGGCGCGGTTGTTTGCTTTGTCGTCGGGGGTGACGGCGGTGTCGACGCGTGAGCGTTTGGTGCAGGCTGGCGGTAAGGGTGCTGTGAGTGTGAAGGGTGCCCAGGATTTGATTGATGCTTTTGATTTTTTGAATGTGATTGCGTTGCAGCAGCAGGCGGAGCAGGTGCGTCGGGGTGAGGCGCCTACGTATCATATTGATCCGAATGTGTTGAGCAAGATGGATCGGGAGCATTTGCGGGATGCTTTCCAGATTATTAAGAATATGCAGACTGCGTTGGCGACGAAGTATCCGGTGCGTAGCATTTAG
- a CDS encoding exonuclease domain-containing protein, whose protein sequence is MFNFRRRPRAKGKLAEFYDSQVPKPSAGLSDLPLLAVDMETTGLDAQQHRILSIGWVPINGREIDLSGAGYVLVKGAAVGESATIHHLTDDMVASGVDEAEAVGQLLDALQGRVMLNHFSRLEVTFLDSACRRHFDGPFESTVVDTFAIERRHMERMGTYPRGEDLRLARVRNRYHLPNYRNHNALTDALACAELYLAQVSQTKALTVKSLQY, encoded by the coding sequence GTGTTTAATTTTCGTCGGCGACCGCGGGCTAAGGGTAAGCTTGCGGAGTTTTATGATAGCCAGGTGCCGAAGCCGAGTGCTGGTTTGAGTGATTTGCCGTTGTTGGCGGTGGATATGGAGACCACGGGTTTGGATGCGCAGCAGCATCGGATTTTGTCGATTGGTTGGGTTCCGATTAATGGTCGTGAGATTGATTTGTCGGGCGCTGGTTATGTGTTGGTCAAAGGTGCTGCGGTGGGGGAGTCGGCGACGATTCATCATTTGACTGACGATATGGTTGCTTCGGGGGTAGATGAGGCTGAGGCGGTTGGGCAATTGCTTGATGCGCTTCAGGGGCGGGTGATGTTGAATCACTTTTCACGGCTTGAGGTCACATTTTTAGATTCAGCATGTCGACGTCACTTCGATGGCCCCTTCGAATCCACGGTGGTTGACACGTTCGCAATTGAGCGGCGTCATATGGAGCGCATGGGCACGTATCCGCGTGGTGAGGATTTGCGTTTAGCACGTGTGCGTAATCGCTATCACCTGCCGAATTATCGGAATCATAATGCGTTAACGGATGCTTTAGCTTGTGCGGAGTTGTATCTTGCTCAGGTGTCCCAAACGAAGGCTTTAACCGTAAAATCCCTGCAATATTAA
- a CDS encoding fumarylacetoacetate hydrolase family protein, translating into MRFGRIATPDGMFFCTVEGAEGEEQCKVIEGTPFTDPKYTGKEYAMKDVRLLAPMLPSKIIAIGRNYADHVAEVFKKSAEHLPPTLFLKPPTAVVGPGAAIKIPEFATNVEFEGELALVIGKPCKNVKAEDWKSVVRGFTVINDVSSRDLQFADGQWSRAKGIDTFAPLGPWIETNLDAIDTDNLPIKAHLTRGDVTETKQDSNSNQMIMNIGQIVEFITASMTLLPGDIISTGSPAGTAPMEPGDFIEIEIPGIGKLGNPVERA; encoded by the coding sequence ATGCGCTTTGGACGAATTGCTACACCCGACGGAATGTTCTTCTGCACCGTAGAAGGTGCCGAAGGCGAAGAACAATGCAAAGTGATTGAAGGAACCCCATTCACTGACCCGAAATACACCGGAAAAGAATACGCCATGAAGGACGTGCGCCTTCTCGCCCCGATGCTACCCAGCAAAATCATCGCCATCGGACGCAACTACGCCGACCACGTAGCAGAAGTATTCAAAAAATCCGCAGAACACCTGCCACCCACACTCTTCCTCAAACCACCCACAGCAGTCGTAGGCCCTGGGGCAGCAATCAAAATCCCAGAATTCGCCACCAACGTAGAGTTCGAAGGCGAACTCGCACTCGTGATCGGCAAACCCTGCAAAAACGTGAAAGCTGAAGACTGGAAGTCAGTAGTCCGCGGCTTCACCGTCATCAATGACGTATCATCACGTGACCTCCAGTTCGCCGACGGCCAATGGTCACGCGCAAAAGGCATCGACACTTTCGCCCCACTCGGACCCTGGATCGAAACCAACCTCGACGCCATCGACACCGACAACCTGCCCATCAAAGCACACCTGACACGCGGCGATGTGACGGAAACGAAACAAGACTCCAACTCCAACCAAATGATCATGAACATCGGTCAGATCGTGGAGTTCATCACCGCCTCCATGACCCTGCTGCCCGGTGACATCATCTCCACCGGCTCCCCAGCAGGCACCGCACCCATGGAACCAGGCGACTTCATCGAAATCGAAATCCCTGGCATCGGCAAGCTCGGAAACCCCGTCGAACGAGCATAA
- a CDS encoding MerR family transcriptional regulator, giving the protein MHDKTVGEVAAEFGLTVRTLHYWDEIGLLSPSFRSWQDHRLYTADDVARLRSIVIFRAIGMPLRRIAELVDADSSVDVRAYLRAHKALLEEKKSQIDGMLCAIDELLEKEFPVSTEDISAIMGPYYRAEDEAEAQQQWGHTEEWRISQRTKHSMSRDDWAQLRERTEAVEQELAEAFARGIQPGSAQANALAEKHRAVMSAFFPMTLSKHRIIAQSYTADPRIQSHYDSRAVGLAQWLQSIIEANANAQDAPLGWQ; this is encoded by the coding sequence ATGCACGACAAAACTGTGGGTGAAGTTGCCGCCGAGTTCGGCTTAACTGTGCGTACGCTGCACTATTGGGATGAGATTGGTTTGCTGAGTCCGAGTTTTCGTAGCTGGCAGGATCATCGTCTTTATACTGCCGATGATGTTGCTAGGTTGCGGTCGATTGTGATTTTTCGGGCTATTGGGATGCCATTGAGGCGCATTGCTGAGCTTGTCGACGCCGACAGCAGCGTTGATGTGCGTGCTTACTTGCGCGCGCACAAGGCGTTGTTAGAGGAAAAGAAAAGTCAGATCGACGGTATGTTGTGCGCCATTGATGAGTTATTGGAAAAGGAGTTTCCTGTGTCTACTGAAGACATCAGCGCAATCATGGGCCCTTACTACCGTGCTGAGGATGAGGCTGAAGCGCAACAGCAGTGGGGTCATACCGAGGAGTGGCGCATCAGCCAGCGCACTAAGCACTCTATGAGCCGTGATGATTGGGCTCAGTTACGCGAGCGCACCGAGGCTGTGGAGCAGGAGTTAGCTGAAGCGTTTGCTCGTGGTATTCAACCAGGTTCGGCGCAGGCGAATGCGTTGGCGGAAAAGCACAGGGCGGTGATGAGTGCGTTTTTCCCCATGACTTTAAGCAAGCACCGCATCATTGCCCAGTCTTATACCGCTGATCCGCGTATTCAATCCCACTATGATTCGCGGGCAGTTGGGCTTGCACAGTGGCTTCAATCGATTATTGAGGCCAATGCCAACGCCCAGGATGCGCCTTTGGGGTGGCAGTAA